The following DNA comes from Gemmatimonadota bacterium.
GCTTGTTGTCGGGCTCGAGCTGCTGTGCGTACGGTTCCTCGAGCGCCTTGCCGTTCCGGTAGAGCACACCAGTCTTCATCTCGAGGGTGTCGCCCGGCAACCCGATGAGGCGCTTGACCAGCGTCGAATCTTCAATCGGCGAAATGAAGACCACGATGTCGCCGTGCTTCGGATTGCGCACGGCGGGCATATGCGCGTTGATGAACGGCACCTTGGCGCCGAAGAGGAACTTGTTGACGAAGAGCACGTCGCCCACGAGGAGCGTCGACTCCATGCTGGGAGAAGGAATGAAGTAGGCCTGTACCAGGAAGGTGCTGAGCACCAGCCAGATCCCCAGGGCCCAGGCCGCGGCCCGGACCCACTCCAACACCTTCTTCCCAGTGCTGTTCACGACTTGACCACCGCGGCATACCGCTGACGGAGTTTGGCAACCTTGGGCGCAATCATCGCTGCACAATACGCCCGACTGGGGTTCCGCTGGAAGTACTGCTGATGGTACTCCTCCGCCGGCCAGAACCGTTCCAG
Coding sequences within:
- the lepB gene encoding signal peptidase I, with the translated sequence MNSTGKKVLEWVRAAAWALGIWLVLSTFLVQAYFIPSPSMESTLLVGDVLFVNKFLFGAKVPFINAHMPAVRNPKHGDIVVFISPIEDSTLVKRLIGLPGDTLEMKTGVLYRNGKALEEPYAQQLEPDNKLDPGTRAEMRTLHLPHYIGADKANYLPDVHDWGPLLVPPDSLWMMGDNRDHSRDSRFWGFVPRKNVRGTPIIIYYSWDAGSYRPLPFFTATRWGRLFHIPR